One Platichthys flesus chromosome 14, fPlaFle2.1, whole genome shotgun sequence genomic region harbors:
- the LOC133967994 gene encoding 3-keto-steroid reductase/17-beta-hydroxysteroid dehydrogenase 7-like, which produces MQRVVVVTGANSGIGLALCERLLTEDAQLRLCLACRNLQRTEAARDTLLTSHAGARVDLLHLDVGSVESVLAAAQEVKARYSRVDFLYLNAGIMPNPQVDVKAFFKGLFSTNVVNMFSTAEGILTQQDRVNADGLQEVFATNLFGHFLLIRELEPLLCEAGHTSRVVWTSSSNARRSAFNIEDLQHRNGTEPYSSSKYASDLLSLALSKHKNSQGLFSSVICPGLVMTNLTYGILPSFFWTLIMPIMWLIRIFTNTFTLTPSNGAEALHWLFLQKPESLDPRAKYHSLTSGLGANYTQPRQMDIDDDMSEVLYSKLLELEKEVRRKLSERNAYDKAQTAPQ; this is translated from the exons atgcagagagTCGTTGTTGTGACCGGAGCCAACAG tggcaTCGGCCTGGCGTTGTGCGAGAGGCTGCTGACTGAGGACGCCCAGCTCCGTCTGTGTCTGGCCTGCAGAAACCTGCAGCGGACCGAGGCCGCCCGCGACACCCTGCTGACGTCTCACGCCGGTGCTCGCGTGGACCTGCTGCACCTGGACGTGGGCTCTGTGGAGTCGGTCCTCGCTGCCGCTCAGGAGGTCAAGGCCAG aTACAGCAGGGTTGACTTTCTGTATCTAAATGCAGGAATTATGCCCAATCCACAAGTGGATGTCAAAGCTTTTTTCAAGGGTCTGTTCTCCAC GAATGTCGTCAACATGTTCTCTACAGCGGAGGGTATCTTAACTCAACAGGATCGAGTCAACGCAGATGGACTGCAGGAAGTTTTTGCCACCAACCTCTTTGGTCATTTCCTTCTG ATCAGGGAGCTGGAGCCTCTGCTGTGTGAGGCAGGACACACGTCCAGGGTAGTGTGGACCTCCTCCAGTAATGCCCGCCGCTCTGCCTTCAACATTGAGGACCTGCAGCACAGAAATGGGACGGAGCCCTACAGCTCCTCGAAGTACGCTTCAGACCTGCTCAGCTTGGCGCTCAGCAAACACAAGAACAGCCAG GGGCTGTTCTCCTCTGTGATATGTCCCGGGCTGGTGATGACTAACCTGACTTACGGTATCCTGCCCTCGTTCTTCTGGACTCTCATCATGCCCATCATGTGGCTG ATCAGGATCTTCACCAACACTTTCACACTGACACCCTCCAATGGGGCCGAGGCACTG CACTGGCTGTTTCTTCAAAAGCCTGAGTCTCTGGACCCAAGAGCAAAATATCACAGTTTAACATCAGGGCTTGGAGCAAACTACACTCAACCTCGACAG atggACATTGATGATGACATGTCTGAGGTCCTCTACTCAAAACTTCTTGAACTGGAGAAGGAAGTTAGAAGGAAACTCAGTGAGAGAAACGCTTATGACAAAGCTCAAACTGCACCTCAATGA
- the LOC133968347 gene encoding discoidin domain-containing receptor 2-like, with product MNDRSEENVIEGNRNAYDVVLKDLEPPIIARFFRFMPVTDNSMIVCMRVELYGCEWLDGLVSYSIPDGHQMIYRGLDVYFNDSVYDGASAERLTKGLGQLTDGTWGLDDFLHSHIYSMWPGYDYVGWNNKSFVRGYVEMIFEFDHVRNFTSMKVHCNNMFSRGVRMFRQASCYFRSGSDWETDPVTFRPPADRVSQVARFVTVPLGDRTASAIKCRFHFGDLWMLLSEVAFQSGSAVYNTSLTPRKHGHPTNTLPGDDPTHKVDESNTRILIGCLVAIIAILTTIIVIILWRQVWQKMLEKASRRVLDDELTARLAIQTEAFFFQHSSLSTEGGSTSNSTYERIFPLCADYQEPSRLIRKLPEFAQSAEHLDGAPHYAEADIISLQESASDSGTYSITAVNMNLFAGTDSSMKEFPRHKLTFKEKLGEGQFGEVHLCEAEGMQEFLGEDFSIEGNNESPLLVAVKTLREDANKNARNDFLKEIRIMSRLMDPNIVRLLAVCVDTDPLCMITEYMENGDLNQFLCNLRLKEAADEDKAEQEEREGTSMVSYCKLIGMAVQIASGMKYLSSLNFVHRDLATRNCLVGKNYTIKIADFGMSRNLYRGDYYRIQGRAVLPIRWMSWESILLGKFTMASDVWAFGVTLWEILTLCKKQPYSQLSDEQVIENTGEFFRDQGKQVYLPKPLCCPERVYSDLMLSCWRRNAKQRPSFQEMHAHLTESLA from the exons atgaaTGACAGGTCCGAGGAGAAC GTCATCGAGGGGAACAGGAACGCATATGACGTGGTGCTGAAAGATCTGGAGCCTCCAATCATAGCTCGCTTCTTCCGCTTCATGCCGGTGACGGACAACTCCATGATCGTGTGCATGAGAGTGGAGCTGTACGGCTGTGAATGGCTCG ATGGCCTGGTGTCTTACAGCATTCCAGATGGGCACCAGATGATCTACAGAGGCCTGGACGTCTACTTTAATGACTCTGTGTACGATGGAGCATCAGCTGAAAG ACTGACAAAGGGCCTCGGCCAGCTGACAGACGGCACCTGGGGTCTGGACGATTTCCTGCACAGCCACATCTACAGCATGTGGCCAGGCTACGACTACGTGGGCTGGAACAACAAGAGCTTCGTCAGAGGTTACGTGGAGATGATCTTTGAGTTCGACCACGTCCGAAACTTCACGTCCATGAAG GTTCACTGTAACAACATGTTCAGCCGGGGGGTCAGGATGTTTCGACAGGCCTCCTGTTACTTCCGCTCGGGCTCCGACTGGGAGACCGACCCGGTGACCTTTAGGCCCCCAGCCGACCGCGTCAGCCAAGTCGCCCGCTTTGTCACAGTGCCCCTGGGGGACCGCACAGCCAGCGCCATCAAGTGCCGTTTCCACTTCGGTGACCTTTGGATGCTGTTGAGCGAGGTGGCCTTCCAatcag GCTCAGCTGTGTACAACACATCTCTGACTCCTCGCAAACATGGACACCCCACAAACACTCTACCAG GGGATGATCCCactcacaaagtggatgagagCAACACCCGCatcctgattggctgcctgGTGGCTATCATAGCCATCCTCACGACCATCATAGTGATCATCCTGTGGCGGCAGGTGTGGCAGAAGATGCTGGAGAAG GCGTCTCGTCGCGTCCTGGACGATGAGCTCACAGCCCGTCTTGCCATCCAGACCGAGGCCTTCTTCTTCCAACACTCGTCCCTTTCCACGGAGGGCGGCTCCACCTCCAACTCCACCTATGAGAGAATCTTCCCTCTCTGCGCCGACTACCAGGAGCCGTCGCGCCTCATCCGAAAGCTGCCTGAGTTCGCTCAGTCCGCGGAGCACCTCG ACGGTGCCCCCCACTATGCAGAGGCAGACATCATCAGCCTGCAGGAGTCGGCCTCAGACAGCGGCACCTACTCCATCACCGCTGTCAACATGAATCTCTTCGCTGGCACCGACTCATCCATGAAAGAGTTCCCCAGACACAAGCTCACCTTCAAGGAGAAACTGGGAGAGGGCCAGTTCGGAGAA GTGCACTTGTGTGAGGCCGAGGGCATGCAGGAGTTTTTGGGCGAGGATTTTTCTATAGAGGGAAACAATGAGTCTCCACTGCTTGTCGCTGTGAAAACACTGCGGGAAGATGCCAACAAGAACGCAAG AAACGACTTCCTGAAGGAGATCCGCATCATGTCCCGCCTGATGGACCCCAACATAGTGCGTCTGCTGGCGGTGTGTGTGGACACGGACCCGCTGTGCATGATCACTGAGTACATGGAAAACGGAGACCTGAACCAGTTCCTGTGCAACCTCAGGCTGAAGGAGGCTGCAGACGAAGACAAGgccgagcaggaggagagggaggggaccAGCATGGTCAG CTACTGTAAACTGATTGGAATGGCCGTGCAGATTGCATCTGGCATGAAGTACTTGTCCTCTCTCAACTTCGTCCACCGCGACCTGGCCACGCGTAACTGCCTGGTGGGGAAGAACTACACAATAAAGATCGCCGATTTCGGCATGAGCCGGAACCTGTACAGAGGAGACTACTACAGGATCCAGGGCCGGGCCGTCCTGCCCATCCGCTGGATGTCCTGGGAGAGCATCCTGCTG GGTAAGTTCACCATGGCCAGTGATGTGTGGGCGTTTGGTGTGACTCTGTGGGAGATCCTGACTCTGTGTAAGAAGCAGCCATACTCCCAGCTCTCTGACGAGCAGGTAATTGAAAACACAGGCGAGTTCTTCAGGGACCAGGGCAAGCAG GTGTACCTGCCCAAGCCTCTGTGCTGTCCTGAGAGAGTCTACAGCGATCTGAtgctgagctgctggaggaggaacgCCAAGCAGAGGCCGAGCTTTCAGGAGATGCACGCTCATCTGACGGAGAGTCTGGCGTAG